In Sparus aurata chromosome 2, fSpaAur1.1, whole genome shotgun sequence, a single genomic region encodes these proteins:
- the rab34a gene encoding ras-related protein Rab-34a isoform X1 — protein MSVRVSAMSVLPPVRRDRVIAQLPQYFRKEAAQHTKEDFNNKVKTACQEQRTGTVGRFKISKVIVVGDLAVGKTCLINRFCKDAFDKNYKATIGVDFEMERFEVLGVPFSLQLWDTAGQERFKCIASTYYRGAQVVIIAFDVTDVASLGHVRQWLEDALKENDPTAVQLFLVGTKKDLSSPAQYSQIEQDAIKIAQEISAEYWAVSSLTGENVKEFFFRVASLAFETNVLAELEKSGSRQIGDVVRINSTSNNLYTSSKKKQPSCCQ, from the exons ATGTCTGTGCGAGTTTCAGCCATGAGTGTTCTCCCTCCTGTCCGACGGGACCGCGTCATCGCTCAGCTCCCTCAG TATTTCAGGAAAGAGGCGGCTCAGCACACTAAAGAGGATTTCAACAATAAAGTGAAGACGGCCTGCCAGGAGCAGCGGACCGGCACTGTGGG CAGATTTAAAATCTCTAAGGTCATTGTTGTGGGTGACCTGGCTGTGGGGAAAACCTGTCTGATTAATAG ATTTTGCAAAGATGCTTTTGACAAGAACTACAAGGCAACGATCGGTGTGGATTTCGAGATGGAGCGGTTCGAGGTGCTGGGGGTTCCCTTCAGCCTGCAGCT GTGGGACACTGCGGGACAAGAGAGGTTCAAGTGCATCGCTTCTACGTACTACAGAGGAGCCCAGG TTGTGATCATCGCGtttgatgtaacagatgttGCCTCTTTGGGCCACGTGCG GCAGTGGCTGGAGGACGCCTTGAAGGAGAACGACCCCACCGCCGTTCAGCTGTTCCTCGTCGGCACAAAGAAAGACCTGAGC TCTCCTGCTCAGTATTCTCAGATCGAGCAAGACGCCATCAAAATAGCACAAGAGATCAGTGCAGAGTATTGGGCCGTGTCCTCGCTGACAG GAGAAAACGTGAAAGAGTTTTTCTTCCGAGTTGCGTCGTTGGCATTCGAGACCAACGTTCTTGCCGAGCTGGAGAAAAGTGGATCGAGGCAGATCGGTGACGTCGTCA GAATTAACAGCACTTCAAACAATCTGTACACTTCGTCGAAGAAGAAGCAGcccagctgctgtcagtga
- the rab34a gene encoding ras-related protein Rab-34a isoform X2, with translation MSVRVSAMSVLPPVRRDRVIAQLPQYFRKEAAQHTKEDFNNKVKTACQEQRTGTVGFKISKVIVVGDLAVGKTCLINRFCKDAFDKNYKATIGVDFEMERFEVLGVPFSLQLWDTAGQERFKCIASTYYRGAQVVIIAFDVTDVASLGHVRQWLEDALKENDPTAVQLFLVGTKKDLSSPAQYSQIEQDAIKIAQEISAEYWAVSSLTGENVKEFFFRVASLAFETNVLAELEKSGSRQIGDVVRINSTSNNLYTSSKKKQPSCCQ, from the exons ATGTCTGTGCGAGTTTCAGCCATGAGTGTTCTCCCTCCTGTCCGACGGGACCGCGTCATCGCTCAGCTCCCTCAG TATTTCAGGAAAGAGGCGGCTCAGCACACTAAAGAGGATTTCAACAATAAAGTGAAGACGGCCTGCCAGGAGCAGCGGACCGGCACTGTGGG ATTTAAAATCTCTAAGGTCATTGTTGTGGGTGACCTGGCTGTGGGGAAAACCTGTCTGATTAATAG ATTTTGCAAAGATGCTTTTGACAAGAACTACAAGGCAACGATCGGTGTGGATTTCGAGATGGAGCGGTTCGAGGTGCTGGGGGTTCCCTTCAGCCTGCAGCT GTGGGACACTGCGGGACAAGAGAGGTTCAAGTGCATCGCTTCTACGTACTACAGAGGAGCCCAGG TTGTGATCATCGCGtttgatgtaacagatgttGCCTCTTTGGGCCACGTGCG GCAGTGGCTGGAGGACGCCTTGAAGGAGAACGACCCCACCGCCGTTCAGCTGTTCCTCGTCGGCACAAAGAAAGACCTGAGC TCTCCTGCTCAGTATTCTCAGATCGAGCAAGACGCCATCAAAATAGCACAAGAGATCAGTGCAGAGTATTGGGCCGTGTCCTCGCTGACAG GAGAAAACGTGAAAGAGTTTTTCTTCCGAGTTGCGTCGTTGGCATTCGAGACCAACGTTCTTGCCGAGCTGGAGAAAAGTGGATCGAGGCAGATCGGTGACGTCGTCA GAATTAACAGCACTTCAAACAATCTGTACACTTCGTCGAAGAAGAAGCAGcccagctgctgtcagtga